The Daucus carota subsp. sativus chromosome 9, DH1 v3.0, whole genome shotgun sequence genome window below encodes:
- the LOC135149591 gene encoding F-box/kelch-repeat protein At3g06240-like produces MSATSFDDLPPETIIKILLRLPVKDLVRELYLWNPYVKRHRVLVSSCYKKHLDNLETTCALGMGFDKVMNDYKIVRIIYVEDDQGELLGDVAPKVEIFSRTENVWRKIKNPGVPRLDIEDGVFVDGCYYWLERNYAIVDDTSTCHGHKLRIMSFDFHSELFGEFNLPDDLPQILSRNPINKLMRFEDSLALCVLDEPLNKGDSGLPYCIWLMRQENGVVTWTLRFRYVLEECGYPLAITKNGTLVIELFCSKNPGLATIVFCNQSMIHQDHGFGECMGPVEISTSVFNLSTVDTSFRESLILYEGGKSLLKYAKY; encoded by the exons ATGTCTGCAACATCGTTTGATGATCTTCCTCCTGAAACAATCATCAAAATCCTCTTAAGACTGCCTGTGAAAGACCTTGTGAG GGAGTTGTATCTTTGGAATCCTTATGTTAAGCGACATAGAGTACTTGTTTCGAGCTGTTATAAGAAGCATCTGGATAACCTGGAAACGACGTGTGCTTTGGGGATGGGTTTTGACAAGGTCATGAATGATTACAAAATTGTAAGGATTATTTATGTTGAGGATGACCAGGGGGAGCTGTTGGGTGATGTAGCTCCTAAGGTTGAAATTTTTAGCCGGACGGAGAACGTATGGAGGAAGATTAAAAACCCTGGAGTTCCACGACTAGATATTGAAGATGGGGTTTTCGTTGATGGTTGTTATTACTGGTTGGAAAGGAACTATGCCATAGTTGACGACACCAGTACTTGTCATGGTCACAAACTGAGGATAATGTCCTTCGATTTTCATTCTGAGCTGTTTGGCGAATTTAACCTCCCCGATGATCTTCCTCAAATTTTGTCAAGAAATCCCATAAATAAGCTTATGCGGTTTGAGGATTCACTTGCTCTTTGTGTTCTAGACGAACCACTAAATAAGGGGGACTCTGGTCTTCCTTATTGTATATGGTTGATGAGACAAGAAAATGGTGTGGTCACCTGGACTCTGCGTTTTAGATATGTACTTGAAGAGTGTGGGTATCCTTTAGCCATTACCAAGAACGGGACCCTAGTAATAGAGTTATTTTGCTCAAAGAACCCCGGTTTGGCAACCATAGTCTTTTGTAACCAGAGCATGATTCATCAAGATCATGGATTTGGTGAATGTATGGGTCCAGTAGAGATTTCAACATCGGTTTTTAATCTTTCTACTGTCGACACTTCCTTTCGAGAGAGTTTAATCTTGTATGAGGGAGGAAAATCGCTGCTGAAATATGCAAAGTACTAG
- the LOC135149592 gene encoding F-box/kelch-repeat protein At3g06240-like, whose amino-acid sequence MSATLFDDLPPETIIEILLRLPVKDLVRSTSVNKTCTLIEKFDIPFETKTHTLKLIAQVHGILLITDLQTDYASRELYLWNPYVRRHRVLVSSCYKKHLDNLETTCALGMGFDKVMNDYKIVRIIYVEDDRGELLGDVAPKVEIFSLTENVWRNIKNPGVPRLDIEDGVFVDGCYYWFERNYAIVDHSSTCHGHKLRIMSFDFHSELFGEFNLPDDLSQILARNPINKLMRFEDSLALCVLDEPLNKGDSGLPYCIWLMRQENGVVTWTLRFRYVLEECGYPLAITKNGTLVIELFCSKNPGLATIVFCNQSMIHQDHGFGECMGPVEISTSVFNLSIVDTSFRESLILYEGGKSLLKYAKY is encoded by the exons ATGTCTGCAACATTGTTTGATGATCTTCCTCCTGAAACAATCATCGAAATCCTCTTAAGACTGCCTGTGAAAGACCTTGTGAGGTCAACTTCAGTCAACAAAACATG TACCCTTATCGAAAAATTCGATATTCCTTTTGAGACCAAGACTCATACTTTGAAATTAATTGCTCAGGTTCATGGAATTCTTTTAATTACTGATTTACAAACTGATTATGCTTCGAGGGAGTTGTATCTTTGGAATCCTTATGTTAGGCGACATAGAGTACTTGTTTCGAGTTGTTATAAAAAGCATCTGGATAACCTGGAAACGACGTGTGCTTTGGGGATGGGTTTTGACAAGGTCATGAATGATTACAAAATTGTAAGGATTATTTATGTTGAGGATGACCGGGGGGAGCTGTTGGGTGATGTAGCTCCTAAGGTTGAAATTTTTAGCCTGACGGAGAACGTATGGAGGAATATTAAAAACCCTGGAGTTCCACGACTAGATATTGAAGATGGGGTTTTCGTTGATGGTTGTTATTACTGGTTCGAAAGAAACTATGCCATAGTTGACCACAGCAGTACTTGTCATGGTCACAAACTGAGGATAATGTCCTTCGATTTTCATTCTGAGCTGTTTGGGGAATTTAACCTCCCCGATGATCTTTCCCAAATTTTGGCAAGAAATCCCATAAATAAGCTTATGCGGTTTGAGGATTCACTTGCTCTTTGTGTTCTAGACGAACCACTAAATAAGGGGGACTCTGGTCTTCCTTATTGTATATGGTTGATGAGACAAGAAAATGGTGTGGTCACCTGGACTCTGCGTTTTAGATATGTACTTGAAGAGTGCGGGTATCCTTTAGCCATTACCAAGAACGGGACCCTAGTTATAGAGTTATTTTGCTCAAAGAACCCCGGTTTGGCAACCATAGTCTTTTGTAACCAGAGCATGATTCATCAAGATCATGGATTTGGTGAATGTATGGGTCCAGTAGAGATTTCAACATCGGTTTTTAATCTTTCTATTGTCGACACTTCCTTTCGAGAGAGTTTAATCTTGTATGAGGGAGGAAAATCGCTGCTGAAATATGCAAAGTACTAG
- the LOC135149593 gene encoding F-box protein At4g22390-like, whose product MSFDFHSELFGEFNLPDDLSQILARNPINKLMRFEDSLALCVLDEPLNKGDSGLPYCIWLMRQENGVVHGMLLITDLQTDYASRELYLWNPYVKRHRVLVSSCYKKHLDNLETTCALGMGFDKLMNDYKIVRIIYVEDDQGEQLGDVAPKVEIFSLTENVWRKIKNPGVPRLDIEDGVFVDGCYYWLERNYAIVDDTSTCHGHKLRIMSFDFLSELFGEFNLPDDLSQILARNPINKLMRFEDSLALCVLDEPLNKGDSGLPYCIWLMRQENGVVPGLCDLDMYLKSVGIL is encoded by the exons ATGTCCTTCGATTTTCATTCTGAGCTGTTTGGGGAATTTAACCTCCCCGATGATCTTTCCCAAATTTTGGCAAGAAATCCCATAAATAAGCTTATGCGGTTTGAGGATTCACTTGCTCTTTGTGTTCTAGACGAACCACTAAATAAGGGGGACTCTGGTCTTCCTTATTGTATATGGTTGATGAGACAAGAAAATGGTGTG GTTCATGGAATGCTTTTAATTACTGATTTACAAACTGATTATGCTTCCAGGGAGTTGTATCTTTGGAATCCTTATGTTAAGCGACATAGAGTACTTGTTTCGAGTTGTTATAAGAAGCATCTGGATAACCTGGAAACGACGTGTGCTTTGGGGATGGGTTTTGACAAGCTCATGAATGATTACAAAATTGTAAGGATTATTTATGTTGAGGATGACCAGGGGGAGCAGTTGGGTGATGTAGCTCCTAAGGTTGAAATTTTTAGCCTCACGGAGAACGTATGGAGGAAGATTAAAAACCCTGGAGTTCCACGACTAGATATTGAAGATGGGGTTTTCGTTGATGGTTGTTATTACTGGTTGGAAAGGAACTATGCCATAGTTGACGACACCAGTACTTGTCATGGTCACAAACTGAGGATAATGTCCTTCGATTTTCTTTCTGAGCTGTTTGGGGAATTTAACCTCCCCGATGATCTTTCCCAAATTTTGGCAAGAAATCCCATAAATAAGCTTATGCGGTTTGAGGATTCACTTGCTCTTTGTGTTCTAGACGAACCACTAAATAAGGGGGACTCTGGTCTTCCTTATTGTATATGGTTGATGAGACAAGAAAATGGTGTGGTACCTGGACTCTGCGATTTAGATATGTACTTGAAGAGTGTGGGTATCCTTTAG
- the LOC135149594 gene encoding putative F-box protein At5g15670, producing MSATSFDDLPPETIIQILLRLPVKDLVRSTSVNKTWELYLWNPYVKRHRVLVSSCYKKHLDNLETTCALGMGFDKLMNDYKIVRIIYVEDDQGEVLGDVAPKVEIFSLTENVWRKIKNPGVPRLDIEDGVFVDGCYYWLERNYAIVDDTSTCHGHKLRIMSFDFHSELFGEFNLPDDLSQILARNPINKLMRFEDSLALCVLDEPLNKGDSGLPYCIWLMRQ from the exons ATGTCTGCAACATCGTTTGATGATCTTCCTCCTGAAACAATCATCCAAATCCTCTTAAGACTGCCTGTGAAAGACCTTGTGAGGTCAACTTCAGTCAACAAAACATG GGAGTTGTATCTTTGGAATCCTTATGTTAAGCGACATAGAGTACTTGTTTCGAGTTGTTATAAGAAGCATCTGGATAACTTGGAAACGACGTGTGCTTTGGGGATGGGTTTTGACAAGCTCATGAATGATTACAAAATTGTAAGGATTATTTATGTTGAGGATGACCAGGGGGAGGTGTTGGGTGATGTAGCTCCTAAGGTTGAAATTTTTAGCCTGACGGAGAACGTATGGAGGAAGATTAAAAACCCTGGAGTTCCACGACTAGATATTGAAGATGGGGTTTTCGTTGATGGTTGTTATTACTGGTTGGAAAGGAACTATGCCATAGTTGACGACACCAGTACTTGTCATGGTCACAAACTGAGGATAATGTCCTTCGATTTTCATTCTGAGCTGTTTGGGGAATTTAACCTCCCCGATGATCTTTCCCAAATTTTGGCAAGAAATCCCATAAATAAGCTTATGCGGTTTGAGGATTCACTTGCTCTTTGTGTTCTAGACGAACCACTAAATAAGGGGGACTCTGGTCTTCCTTATTGTATATGGTTGATGAGACAATAA